The sequence GCCAACAGCACTGAAAGCCGGACGGTCCGCGTATTTCTTTACGGACTGCTCGAACACTTCAACCATACTGCTGTACTTGTTCAGGTCGACCTCGCGGGGAACACCGGCGGGGTATTTGTCCTGATAGAACTGCTCCAAATCCATCACCATCTCCTGTTTGGCGTTTCTGATTGTAATGTTCACCAATGCAAAGCTGATCAAAAATCAACCCTACAAAAGTCTCAGCCTCAAAAAAGAGGGGAGAGAATAGCAGTTTTGTTAACGATGAGGTAGTTTTCAGAAAACAACCCTGAACACCTGTACTTGAATGACAATCGTGCGGAGCACACCATGAGCGACACCCTTGATACCCTTGAAAATATCACCTACGACGAGTTGAACGAGGGCGACAGTGCCACCTTCACGCGGACCCTGTCGGAAGAGGAACTGGTGCTGTTCGCTGCGGTTTCCGGCGATGTGAATCCGGTCCATCTGGACTCGGAATTTGCCGCCGAGTCCATGTTCAAGGAACGGATTGCCCATGGCATGTGGAGTGGCTCACTGATCTCTGCCGCGCTGGCCACCGTTATGCCGGGACCGGGCACGATTTACCTGGAACAGAGCCTTGCCTTCAAGCGTCCGGTAAAACTGGATGATACGCTGACGGTAACACTCAGTGTTCTGAGAAAAGAGCCCAAAAAACGGGTGGTTTTCCAGTGTGACGTACAAAACCAGAATGGCCAGAAAGTGGTATCCGGAGAGGCCAAGGTGATTGCGCCGACGGAAAAAGTCTCCCTGCAAAAACCCCGGCTGCCCAAGATCACCATTGAGGGATAACACGTTCCGGTGAATCGGGGGAACAGGGCTATCCCGTTCCCCCGTTACTACCCCGGCAGGAAGTCGATGGGAAACCGGACCTTTCGTGTTTCGACGTTGTCCGGGCCAAAGTTGAACAGGCGTACTCTCATGGCAATCCTCTGCTCCAGAGAAGGGTTCTCCAGTTCCGAGCTGACAACCTGACACGCGGAAACAGAACCGTCCGGCTCAATTACCAGCTCAAGCAATACCTTGCCTTCCAGCGTAGGATCCTGCCGCAACTCCCGTCGATACAGTGAATACAAGGCGGTCTTCTGCGCATCGAAGACCTTCCGTATGTTGCTCATCGCGCGTTCACCGGTCGTCGGCTTCGCAGGTACAGTCTTTGTCACCTCCTGAACGGCTGGTTCGGGGGCCACCTCGACCTTCTTCACCCGGTGCCCCTGAACCGCAACCGTCGCATCAGGCGCCGCGGCATCCTCAACGCCCCCACTGCCCTTCAACACATCTCCCGCACCAGCCGCTTCGGTCCCGGATAGCGGCCCGTCCGCACTGGCGTTTGCATGCATCCGTTCGGTGACAACATCGTCCACCTCTCGCAATGACGCCAGTCGATCTTTCATCGCCAACAAACCCGAGCGAGATGCCTTTTCGCGAGCCTGCTCAACGCTTTGCTGCGTCGGCCTGGGCTGAACCGGATCGGGGGCGGGTTGCGCAACCTCCGGCGCGGGCGGATCGTGAC is a genomic window of Marinobacter sp. F4206 containing:
- a CDS encoding MaoC/PaaZ C-terminal domain-containing protein: MSDTLDTLENITYDELNEGDSATFTRTLSEEELVLFAAVSGDVNPVHLDSEFAAESMFKERIAHGMWSGSLISAALATVMPGPGTIYLEQSLAFKRPVKLDDTLTVTLSVLRKEPKKRVVFQCDVQNQNGQKVVSGEAKVIAPTEKVSLQKPRLPKITIEG
- a CDS encoding AgmX/PglI C-terminal domain-containing protein; translated protein: MAEARDALEQGMGLPWRSAKGEHTRFALTAALVAIVFLPLAVLIPILDVPEIERSQAEKVPPQLARLVERPEPVKLPDPVRPEPEPEPQIEPEIEPEPKKTAEQRHDPPAPEVAQPAPDPVQPRPTQQSVEQAREKASRSGLLAMKDRLASLREVDDVVTERMHANASADGPLSGTEAAGAGDVLKGSGGVEDAAAPDATVAVQGHRVKKVEVAPEPAVQEVTKTVPAKPTTGERAMSNIRKVFDAQKTALYSLYRRELRQDPTLEGKVLLELVIEPDGSVSACQVVSSELENPSLEQRIAMRVRLFNFGPDNVETRKVRFPIDFLPG